From a region of the Gossypium raimondii isolate GPD5lz chromosome 10, ASM2569854v1, whole genome shotgun sequence genome:
- the LOC105777662 gene encoding 2-methyl-6-phytyl-1,4-hydroquinone methyltransferase, chloroplastic, protein MASSMLSGAAPTGVGFARSNFHFRSLPLKSLFCYTKNQKTRMVVAPRCSISSSRPASQPRFIQHKKEAFWFYRFLSIVYDHIINPGHWTEDMRDEALEPADLYSRNMVVVDVGGGTGFTTLGIVKHVDAKNVTILDQSPHQLAKAKQKEPLKECQIIEGDAEDLPFPTDYADRYVSAGSIEYWPDPQRGIKEAYRVLKIGGKACLIGPVHPTFWLSRFFADVWMLFPKEEEYIEWFKKAGFKDVKLKRIGPKWYRGVRRHGLIMGCSVTGVKPFGGDSPLKMGPKAEDVQKPVHPLVFLSRFILGTLAAAYFVLVPIYMWLKDQIVPKGQPI, encoded by the exons ATGGCTTCTTCAATGCTTAGTGGAGCAGCCCCAACAGGGGTAGGCTTTGCGaggtccaattttcattttaggagcTTGCCCCTGAAGAGTTTATTTTGTTATACAAAAAATCAGAAGACTAGAATGGTGGTAGCACCCAGATGCAGTATATCATCCTCAAGGCCGGCTTCTCAGCCTAGGTTCATACAACACAAGAAAGAAGCGTTTTGGTTTTACAGGTTTTTATCAATAGTGTATGATCATATCATAAACCCTGGTCATTGGACTGAGGATATGCGGGATGAGGCGCTTGAGCCTGCTGATCTTTATTCTAGGAATATGGTAGTAGTCGATGTTGGCGGCGGAACTGGGTTCACTACACTTGGTATAGTGAAGCATGTGGATGCTAAGAATGTCACAATTCTTGATCAGTCCCCTCACCAGCTTGCTAAGGCCAAGCAGAAGGAGCCTTTGAAAGAATGTCAGATTATTGAAGGTGATGCGGAGGACCTACCATTCCCTACTGATTATGCCGACCGATATGTGTCTGCAGGGAG TATTGAGTACTGGCCAGACCCACAGCGGGGAATTAAGGAAGCTTACAGGGTACTGAAAATAGGAGGGAAAGCCTGTCTTATTGGTCCTGTACACCCAACATTCTGGTTATCACGGTTTTTTGCGGATGTGTGGATGCTCTTTCCGAAAGAGGAAGAatatattgaatggtttaaaaAGGCTGGTTTCAAAGATGTAAAGCTGAAAAGGATTGGTCCGAAATGGTACCGTGGTGTCCGAAGACATGGCTTGATCATGGGTTGCTCTGTCACTGGAGTGAAGCCCTTCGGCGGAGACTCTCCATTGAAG ATGGGTCCGAAGGCAGAAGATGTTCAGAAACCTGTTCATCCTTTGGTGTTCCTTTCACGATTTATTCTTGGGACATTAGCAGCAGCATACTTTGTACTAGTTCCAATTTACATGTGGCTCAAAGATCAAATTGTTCCCAAGGGTCAGCCTATTTGA